CCTGGCTCGGTGACGCTCGTGAGCCGCCTCGCCTGGCTGCTCACCGCCTGTCGGGGCTCTGCAGCACAGACCAGCGCAGCGAGATCGCTCACGGACACGGAGAGCTGCTCGGCGAGCTGCAGCGAGGCGCCAGCCGGGTTGCGGCGGGCCGCGCGTGCCGGAGCGGGACCGGCCGATCCTCTACCTGCGGGACTGGGCAGCTCCCTCCCACGACGAGTACATCGCAGGGATCGAGCTGACGGCTCATCCGCCGACGGAGGTTTGCTCCGTCGGCGAGCCGCGCGCTCAACCGGCGGCCCGAGCGGTGCCGGCCGCGCCCTCGACCATGAAACTTCGCGCTGATCTGAGGTCCGACGGACGGCGCCGCACGATCGGCACAGCCGCGACCTCGCGTGTGTCCGCGTGTACTCTGCGAGTGCTCAGGACGTCCCAGACCCCGACGTCGCCTCCATCAGCGACGACTAGGGGCCCGCGCGATGTCCACACGCTTCAACCGGTCGGGACCGTCCGCTGCGCCCACTCGTGCCAGCGTCGATGAACTCGAGAACGAGATCCGTCATCTCAAGAGTGCCCTCACCGGCCGCGCCGTCATCGACCAGGCCAAGGGCGTGCTGATGCGCCATTTCGGGGTCGACGCCGAGACGGCGTTCCAGGTGCTCGTCCGCTGGTCCTCCCACACCAATCACAGGGTCTCCGCCCTGGCGTTGGAGGTCAACGGCGCCGCGTCTCAGGGCGCCGACGCGGTCGCCGTCCTGGTCCGCGACGTGCACCGCCGCAGAGGAGAGGACCACCAGGTGTCCGGCCCCTGAGAGACGGGACAGGTGCGCCGCGTGGACCGGCTCGCGAGGGGCAAGCCGGCACCCGTGGTCGACATGGTGGTCGAGGACGGTTGTTCGGTGTTCAGGTGCTCGCTGTCTGCGCAGTGCCCGCTGCTCACACGTCGGGTATGGCGCTCGTCATGCCGCGGGGCCGGATGATGGCCGCCCTTGGTGCCGGTAGCTCCTACTGCGGGCTGTTCCCGCTCGGCCTGCTCGTCGCCTTCGCGACCCTCAACACGTTCGGACAGACCGCTGGCCGGCGCTCGGCCGTTCGGACCCGCACGATCGTGCCGATGAGCGTGCGCTCAGGTGTGTGAGTGGCAGCATCTGTCCATGCCCTCATTCGCGCTCTCCCTGCGGGATTCCCAGGGATCGCTCGACGGTGAGCCGGAGGCGACCTGGCTCATCGGTGTACCGATCGAGGAAGACAGCTTCGCTGTGGGTGCGCACCTGTCGGTCCCCCTGAAAGACGGGGCCAGGAGGCTGGCCACTGTCGTCGGATTCCCACTTGTTCGATTCGTCGACTCGTCCTGGCGCGTCGTGGCTGTCAGCGGGGTTCGGCCTGAAGAAGTCGACGTAGCCTCGGCGGTCACCCTCGACTGACCATCCGAAGAGCCGCCGTGCGGGCGAGCCCCGACCATGCCGCTGTCGGCTCCGCCAGACCATGCCGCTGTCGGGGCGGAGCCCGACCATGCCGCAGATGGGACTCCGCTTGACCATGCCGTTGACGGGTTGAGGACGAGGCGTCGGACCAGTTCTGCAGTTCTCTCCGCCGCGGAGACCCCTTGACCCCGTCGACGGGCATGCTGACGCGCGAACTCGCTCGCAGGGGCCATCCTGGGGCGGTCGGACCCACCGTCACGGTCTCGGTGGTCGAGAGGCAGGCGATCGTCGGCTCGCGCGTGGCCGCGCTGGGCACGGCTGCGGGCAGCCTCGCGGGCGCGATCTCCACCAGCGACTGGTCGACCGGCCGCGTCGAGATGGTCCAGGCTGCCGCCTCCGGGGACTGCGGCACCCCCATCGGCGCACCTGCTCCGCGCTGGAGCAGCGAGGTCGGGCGCGCGACGTGTCGTCAAGATCACCGCCGGTCCGGGATTGATCACGCTCGGGAGCGGTGACCGGCCGAGCCGTGCGCACACTCGTGACCGGGGCGACCGGCTACATCGGATCCAGGCTGATCCCGGAGCTGCTGGCGGACGGTCACGAGGTGAGTGCCGGTGGCCGGAGCGTCGAGCGACTGGGCGAGTTCGCCTGGGCCGCGGACGTCGACAAGGTCGAGCTCGACGTGGGCGACGAGCAGTCCATCGCCCGGGCCGTCCGCGACGTCGACGCGGTGGTCTACCTCATCCACTCCATGGACGGCGAGGACTTCGTGGAGCGGGACCGGAAGGCCGCTCAGGACGTGTCCACCGCCTGCGCCGCCGCGGGGGTCCAGCGGATCGTCTACCTGTCCGGCCTCATCCCGCCCGAGCCGCCGGGCGACCTCTCGGACCACCTCGCCTCGCGCCTGCAGGTCGAGCAGGTGTTCCTCGAGGGGCCGACCCCAGCCACGGTGCTCCGAGCGGCGATGGTCATCGGCGCCGGCTCCACCTCCTTCGAGCTGATGCGGCGCATGAGCGAGCGCGTGCCGATCGTCCCGATCCCGTCCTGGATGCGGCGAGACCTGCAGCCGGTGGCGGTCGAGGACGTCACCGCGGTCATCGCGGCGGCGCTCAGGGGTACACCGCGCAACCAGCACTTCGACCTGGCGGGGGACGAGGTCCTCAGCTACCGCGAGCTGCTCAGGCTCTTCGCCGACGTCGCCGGCCTGCACCGCCCGCAGTTCGTCGTGCCGTGGGTGCCCGAGCGCGTGGTGAGCGAGATCGTGGCCCTGGTCGCCGGCATGCCCCGCCCCACGGTCAACGCGCTGGTCGAGAGCCTGTCGCACGATCTCGTCGTGACCCAGGACTCGGCCCAGCAGCTGGTCCCCGACCACCACTTCACACCGATGCGCGAAGCGATCGAGAGGTCGCTCCAGGGGCTGTCGGACGCGACGACGACCCACGGAGACGTCCAGGGCGAGGCCGTCAGCGACGAGCTGTGACCGGGCCGGTCGCGACAGCGGCCGGCGCGTGACACGCGAGCCCGGACACCTGGTGCTTCCAGGATCGTGCTCGGCGGGGCATCATCACCTCTCACACCCGGCGAGGGCGGGTGAGAAGGAGCGAGGGCCCGTGGGCGAGTCCGAGGACGACGTGGTCGTGAGCGACGACGGCCGTCGGCTGCGGCCGGTGAAGTCCCTCCTCCGCGCCCTCGACGTCCTCACCGCCCTGGCCCGCAGCGAGCGACCGCTCACGCTCGGCGAGATCGTCGAGCAGACCGACTTCTCGCGCACGGCGGCGTACAACGTCCTCGCGACCTACGAGCTGCGCGGCCTGGTGCGCCGCGACGACCAGGGCCGCTACGAGCTCGGCTGGGGCCTCTTCGAGCTCGGCGAGCGGGCCCGCTCGCGCTCCGACCTCACCGACGTCGCGCGGCCGGTCGTGGAGGACCTCGCCGAGAGCACCGGCGAGACCGTGCTGCTGGGGGTGCTCGACCAGGGCTCGGTGATCTACGTCGAGAAGGCCGAGAGCCGGCGCTCGATCCGCATGGTCGAGGCGCCGGGCCGGCGACTGCCCCTGCACGAGTCCGCGACGGGGCTGGTGCTGCTCGCCCACGCCGGCACGACGCTGCGGGACCGCTACCTCGAGCAGCAGGACTCCCGGTCCGGGCTGACGCAGCGCGTCGCCACCATCCTGGCGACGGGAGTCGCCGTCTCCGTCCAGGACCTCGACCCCGACCTGTCGAGCGCCTCGGTCCCGGTGCACGGACCGGACGACCACGTGCTGGCCGCGCTGACCGTCGCCGGCCCGGCCAGCAGGCTCACCCGGGAGCGGGTGGAGGAGTTCCTGCCCGCCCTGGTGGCCTCGGCGGCCTCGATCAGCAAGGCCGTGGGCGGCCGGACCCACCCTTGACAGGTCGCGGCCGGCTCCCTACCTTTCGGTGAACATCGTCTGTCAGACAGACACGTTGTCTGTGTGACAGACACCAATCAGGTCACCCGGGAGGGTCCGATGCGCCGGAACACCGTCAGGTCAGCAGCACTGCTCGGGAGCCTCGTCCTCTGTCTCACCGCGGTGGCGTGCTCCGGGGAGAGCGCCACCGAGCAGAAGAGCGGCGGTGGCGGCGGAGGCGGTGACGGCAAGGTCACCATCAGCCACTGGCAGCACCAGAGCGACGCGCGCGCCAAGCTCGTCGAGGGGTTCGTCGACAGCTACGACGACGCGAACATCGACTTCCAGTCGATCCCCTACGAGTCCTACTTCCAGAAGCTGGGCGCCGCTCTCGAGGCCGGCAACGGCCCGTGCGTCTTCCAGCTGCCCGCGAACATCCTGCAGGAGTTCTACGGGCGCGGTGAGCTGGCCCCTGTGCCGGACTCCATCATGTCCGCCGCGGACATCGAGTCGGCGTTCACGCCGGCCTCGATCCGACTGCTCAAGATCGAGGGTCAGTACTACGCGCTGCCCACCGACGTGCAGACGATGATGCTGTTCTACAACGACGACCTGTTCAAGGAGGCCGGGCTCGACCCGACCCAGGACTTCGCCACCTGGGACGACCTGGTCGAGGCGGCCAAGAAGCTGACCAAGACCTCTGGCGACAAGATGACCCAGGCCGGGATGGACCTCTCGGCGTCGCCGTACCAGCTGTTCTACGCCGCGCCGACCCTGGCCTACCCCGACGGCCTGGTCAACGACCAGACCGGCGACGTGCAGTACGACTCCGAGCCCGGCCAGCAGGCCTGGGAGCGGATCACCAGCCTGATCACCGAGGACCACGTGGACGACCCGGAGTTCCTCGCCGAGCAGAGCAAGTTCGGGCTCGGGAAGGCGGGGATGACGTTCAAGGAGTTCACCTTCGACGGCGTCTACAAGCTCACCGCCCCGGACGTGCATTTCAGCGTGCACCCCGCCCCGCCCGTGACCGACGACGCCGCGGCGCCGGTGGCCAGCACGTCGTGGTCCTACGCGGTCTCGGCGGACTGCGACGACAAGGACGCCGCCTGGAAGTGGGTCGCCTACCTCACCTCCGAGGACGCCCAGCGGAAGTGGATCGAGGGCGGTGGCGAGCTGCCGTCGCGCACCGCGCTGCTGACCGACGAGTCGCTCCAGGACGACCCGAACGTCGCCGCCGGCTTCGCCGCGCTGGCCGAGGCGGAGCCGTACGACTCGAACGGGTGGGACGACGCGTACGCCGTGCAGCAGAAGATCTGGGACGAGATCGTGCTCAACGGCACCGACGTCGCGACCGCCGTCGAGCAGGGCGCCGACGCGGAGCGGGACCTGTACCGCAGCAAGGGCCTGCTCGAGTGACCTCTCAGGTCCTGCGACGAGGGCGGGGGCCCGGGTCGAGCGGGGCGCTGCGCCGTCAACAGACGCGCTGGGCACTCGTCTTCCTGAGCCCTGCCCTCGTCCTCTTCGGGCTCACCGTCTTCTACCCGATGGCCCGGGCCCTGCAGTACAGCCTCTACAAGTGGCCGCTCGGTGCGCCGAAGACCTTCGTCGGGCTGGACAACTACCGCCGGCTGCTCCTCGACGACGGCGACTTCCACAAGTCGGTGCAGGTCACCTTGTACTTCACGCTGCTCAGCGTGCTGCCGACGCTGCTGCTCGCGCTGTTCGCCGCGGTGCTGCTGAACGACGCGAGGTTGCGGTTCCGCGGCCTGTTCCGCACCGTCTACTTCGTCCCGGTGGTCACCTCCCTGGTGGCGGTCGGGTACGTGTGGCGGGCGCTGCTCGAACCGTCGTTCGGCCTGGTCAACACCGCGCTCGGCTGGGTGGGCATCAGCGGTCCGGGGTGGCTCGCCTCGCCCGACTGGGCCCTGCAGGGCATCGCGCTGATGACGATCTGGCGTGACCTGGGCTTCTACATGGTGATCTTCCTGGCCGGACTGCAGGCGATCCCCAAGGAGGTCGTGGACGCGGCCCGCATCGACGGCGCCAGTGCGTGGCGCCGCTTCTGGCACGTCACCTTCCCGCTGCTGAACCCGAGCATCGTGCTGGCCGCGGTCATCGGCGTCATCAACGGGCTGCAGCTGTTCACCCAGACCTACGTGATGACGGGTTCGGCCCAGCAGCTGCCCGGCGGGCCGCTTAGCAGCACCCGCTCGGTGGTCATCTACGTGGTGGAGCAGACGTTCCGGCCGCTGGAGATGGGCTACGGCTCGGCCGCGGCGTTCCTGCTCTTCGTGATGATCATGGTCGTCACGCTCGTGCAGTTCCGGATCATCCAGCGGAAGTTCGAGTACTGATGAGGGCCGCGACCCGGACGCTCGACGTCACCAAGTACCTGCTGCTCCTCATGGGCGCGGTGGTCATGCTGACCCCGCTCATCTGGATGGTGCTGGCGTCGTTCAAGACGCTGCCCGAGATCCTCACCTTCCCGCCCACGTTCCTGCCCGACCACGTCAACCTGGACAACTACCGAGGGGTCTTCGAGACCGCGGACTTCGTCCGCTACTTCGTCAACAGTGTGGTCATCGCGGCCATCAGCGTGGTGAGCGTGCTGGTGACCAGCTCGATGGCGGGTTACGCCTTCGCCAAGTTCACCTTCCCCGGCCGCGACGTCCTGTTCATCGTGGTGCTCGCGACCCTGATGATCCCGTTCCAGGTGCGGGTGATCCCGCTGTACGTCCTGGCCAGCGACCTGCACCTGCTGAACACCTACGCCGGGATGGTGCTGCCCACCCTGGTCGACGCCTTCGGCATCTTCTTGATGCGGCAGTACATGCTGTCGATCCCCAACGAGCTGATCGAGAGCGCCCGGGTCGACGGAGCCGGTGAGCTCCGGATCTTCGTGCAGATCGTGCTGCCGCTGGCGAAGCCGGCGCTCTCGGCCCTCACCATCTTCACGCTGGTGATGAGCTGGGAGTCGTTCCTGTGGCCGCTCCTGGTGGCCTCCTCGCCCGACATGTACACCCTGCCGCTGGGCCTGGCCCAGTTCGCCGGCCGCTTCCTCAACCGCACCGACCTGCAGATGGCGGCGGCCACGATGACCGTCCTGCCGCTGCTGATCGCCTTCCTGTTCATGCAGAAGCGGTTCATCGAGGGCCTGGCCACGACAGGCATGAAGTGAGGACGCAGCGGCAGCGGAGCCTGGCGGTGCCAGCACGACAGAGGGACGAGGAGGTGGGCATGTCGGAGGCTGGAGTGCGCTCCGGAGGCATCGGCATCGACGTGGGCGGTTCGAAGATCGCCGGTGTGGTGATCGACGCGTCGGGGTCGGTGGTGGCCAGGAAGCGGATGCCCACACCGCCCGAGGGCGGGGCGGCTGTCGTCGCGGCCTGCGTCGAGGTGGCCTCCGAGCTCCTCGGGGTGGCCCGGTCCGGCGGCCTGGCCGTGGGACCGCTCGTGATCGGCATGCCGGGCACCATCGACTCGGTGCGCGGGCTGGTCCGCGACTCCCCCGTCCTCAGCATGGTCGACTGCGAGGTCGTGTCGGAGGTGCAGAGCGCGGTGGGGCACCCGACGACGGTGATCCACGACGTCAAGGCCGCCGCCTTCGGCGAGCTGATGGCCGGGGCCGGCATCGGTCAGGCCGACGTGGCCTACCTCAACCTCGGCACGGGGGTCTCGATGTCCTTCGTGTTCGACTGGCAGGTCCACGGCGGCGTGAGCGGACTGGCCGGTGAGATCGGCCACGTGCCGGCGGTTCCGGACGGGGAGCTCTGCAACTGCGGTCGCCGGGGGTGCCTCGAGACCGTGGCGTCCGGGCCGGCCATCGCCCGGGCGGCCGGCATCACGACCGGTGGCGTGGAGGCGGTCGCGGCCGCCGCCGCGGCCGGCGACGAGCGAGCCACCCGCGCGATCCAGGACGCCGCCGGGCACCTGGGCCGGGTCCTGGCCGACTACCTCACGGTGCTGGACCTGCACCTGCTCATGGTCGGCGGCGGCGTCTCCGAGGTCGGCCCGCTGCTCCTGGACCGTCTGCAGGCGGTGATGGACGAGCGGTTGGCCGACGTGGCCAACTCGGTGCGGGTGGTCCCGGCCGCGCTCGGAGCCGAGTCCGGCGTGCTCGGTGCGGCACACCGCTCCCGGCTGCTCCGCGACGACCGTCGGGCCAGCCGGTGGTGAGCGACGTGCTGGAGGTCGGGCTCGTCGGGGCGGGCTACATCGCGCACTCCCACGCCCGCGCGTACGCCGCCGACCGCCGCGCGCACCTCGCCTACGTCGTCGAGCCGGTGGCGGAGAAGGCGGACGCGCTGGCGCGGACCTCCGGCGCGCAGGTGCTGGGGAGCCTGGACGAGCTCCTCGCCTCCGACGTCGAGGTCATCAGCGTCTGCACTCCCTCCCCCACCCACGCGGACCTGGTGGTCGCCGCGCTCGGGGCCGGCAAGCACGTGCTCTGCGAGAAGCCCGTCGCGCGCACGCTGGCCGACGCCGACCGCATCGTGGCCGCGGGCCGGACGGGTCCCGGGTTGCTGATGATCGGCCACGTCTCGCGCTTCGAGCCCGACCACCGCGCGGCGTACGACGCCGTCCGGGACGGTCGGATCGGCGAGGTCCGCATGATGGCGCAGTCCCTGGTGGGCGAGCGCCCGACGTGGAGCGAGGACGACTGGCTGCGCGACCCCGACCGGTCCGGGGGGCCGCTGGTGGACCTCGCGATCCACTCCTTCGACTACCTGACCTGGGTCAGTGGGGCCCGACCGGTCAGGGTCCACGCGGTGGGGTCCGCCGGCGCGGACGGTGTCGTCGACTACGCCGTCGCGACGGTGCGCTACGACACGGGGGCCCTGGCGGTGGTCGAGACGAGCTGGGCGCACCCGGCGGGGCACGGGCTGGAGCTGACGACCGAGCTGACGGGCAGCGACGGGCGCATCACCTGGGACTACGACAGCACGGCGGTCGGCAGCGTCAAGCTCGCGGGCGCCGCGCCCCGCACGATCAGCCAGCTGGGGAACCGCGGGTTCGTCGCCGAGGTCGCCGCCTTCCTCGACGCCGTCGAGGACGGCGGTCCGAGTCCGGTCCAGGCGGAGGACGGGCGGCTCGCCCTCGAGGTCGCCCTGGCCGCGGTCGAGTCGCTGCGGACCCGCCGCGTCGTCCACCTGTCCGACCGGAGCGAGGAGACCGCATGATCGACGTGGTGCTGCTCGGGGTCGAGCACGGACCCCACGCGCGGTCCTACGCCGCCGCCCTCGGCCGGAGCCGCGACGGGCGGCTGGTCGGCGTGCACGACCGCGACCCGGAGCTGGGTGGCGCGCTGGCCGAGGAGCTCGGGGTGGCGTTCGAGGCGGACGCCGACGCGCTGCTCGACCGGACCCACCCCGCGGCCGCCGTCGTCTGCAGCGCGACCGACCGGCACCGGGAGCTCGTCGAGCTGGCCGCCCGACGGGGCGTGCACGTGCTGAGCGAGAAGCCCCTGGCGACCACGGTGGCCGACGCCGAGGCCGCGGTGGACGCCTGCCGCGAGCACGGGGTCCAGCTGCACACGGCGTTCGTGTCGAGGTTCTACCCGGCCCTGCTCGAGGCCCGCGCGCTGGTGGCGCGCGGGGAGCTCGGACGGCTGCGCGGCATGGTGGGGAGCAACCGCGGCCGGCCGCCGCTGCCACCGCGCTACCCCTCCTGGATCACCGACCCCGTCGCTGCGGGCGGAGGAGCGCTCATCGACCACTCGGTGCACGTCGTCGACGCCATGCGGTTCGTGTCGGGGCTCGAGCCCCGGGACGTGCTGGCCGAGACCGCCACGCTGTTCACCGACCTCGAGGTCGAGGACAGCGCCCTGGTGTCCGTCCTGTTCGAGGACGACGTGCCGGCGAGCGTCGACCCCAGCTGGTCGGTGACGCCGACGAACGTGTGGGACTACGACTTCCAGCTGCGCGTGCTCGGCACGGACGGCTCGCTCACCATCACCACCGGGCGCGAGGCGCTCCAGGTGTCCGGGACCGACCGCGGACGCACCCACGCGCTCGCGCCGTTCGAGCCCGACATCGACCAGGCCATGGTCGAGGCGTTCCTGAGCTCCATCGGCCAGGGCCGGGTCCTCGACCCGTGTGCCACCGGCGAGGACGGCCTGCGCGCGGTCGAGGTCGCGTGCGCGGCGTACGCCTCGGTGGCCACGCAGGCGTTCGTCAGCACCGCTGCGGACCGACGTGACTGACCTCGCGGTGCTGGCGGGGCAGGCCCTCGTCGACGGCGCCCTCACCGGCCCCGTCACGTTGCGCATCGCCGACGGCCGGATCGCCTCGGTGGACCCCCCCGCGCACCGAGGGCGTGCTCGACGCCTCCGCGGCGACCGTGGTCCCGGGGCTGATCGACGTCCACACGCACGGTGGCGCCGGGGTGCAGGTGATCGACGGCGCGGACGCCGACCTCGACCGGCTCGCGTCGTTCTACGCCGCCCACGGCGTCACCGGCTTCCTCGCCACGATCGGGGGCAGCCGGGAGCACATCCTCGCCGGTCTCGCGGCCGTGCGCGCCCACCTCGCCGGCCCGCCGGCGCGGGGGGCGCGCTGCCTCGGCGTGCACCTGGAGGGTCCGTTCATCAGCCCGGACGCCCTCGGGGCGTTCCTGCCGGAGTCCGCGGTGCCGGCCGACGCCGGGTTCCTCACCGAGGTGCTCGAGGCAGCCGGCGGACACCTGCGGCTGATCACCCTGGCCCCCGAGCTCGACGGCGCCGACGACGTCGTCGCCCTCGCCCTGCGGCACGGCGTGGTCTGCTCGATCGGCCACACCGTGGCCACCGCCGCCGAGATGGACCGGGCCGTCGGCACCGGCTTCCGCAGCGTCAGCCACCTCTTCAACGGCATGGTCTCGTTCCACCACCGGGAGCCGGGGGTGGTGGGCGCCGCGCTCGCGGACCCGCGGCTGGTGTGCGAGGTCATCGCCGACGGCGTGCACGTGCACCCGCTCGCCGTCGCCCTCGCGGCGCGGGCGAAGGGGGTGGAGAACCTCGTGCTCATCAGTGACTCGATCTCCGCGACCGGCCTGCCGGACGGCGAGTACGAGCTCGAGGAGCAGCACGTGACGGTCGCGGGCGACGAGGTGCGGCTGGCCGACGGCACCCTCGCGGGCAGCACCCTGACGCTCGACCGTGCGGTGGCGAACCTGGCCCGGTGGGCGGACCTGCCGTGGACGCAGGCCGTCCGCTCGGCCACCGACGTGCCCGCGCGGCTGCTCGGCCTGTCGGCCGAGCGTGGCGCGATCTCCGTCGGCCGCGACGCCGACCTCGCTGCCTTCGACGCCGACCACCGGCTGCTGTGGACGATGGTCGGCGGCGTCCTGCACGAGGCCGGCGCGACGTGAGCACCGTGAGCACCGTGATGCTCGCCGAGATCCTGGAGCAGCCCGAAGCGCTCCGGCGCACCCTGCGCCGGCTGGAGCCTCTCGGAGACGACCTCGCCCGACTCGGCACCGGGAGGCCGCAGGTCCTCTTCGCCGCCCGCGGCTCCTCGGACAACGCCGCGACGTACGGCCGCTACCTGACCGAGGTGGTGGCCGGCCGGGCGGCGGCCCTCGTGGCGCCGAGCGTGGCCACGGCCTACCGGAGCCCGGTGCGGCTCGAGCACGCCCTGGTGGTCGTCCTCTCGCAGTCGGGCGAGACCGCCGAGCTGGTCGAGACCCTGACGTGGGCGCGAGGCTGCGGCGCCGCCACGGTGGCGGTGACGAACGTCGGCGACAGCAGCCTGGCGCGCCACGCCGACCTGGTGCTGGTCACCGAGGCGGGACCGGAGCACGCGGTGCCGGCCACCAAGACCTTCACCACCCAGCTCGCCGCCATGGCGGTGCTGGCCGGTGCCCTGGCGGGCGCGCCCCTGGCCGGGCTCGAACAGGTCCCCGGTGCCGTCTCCGACCTGCTCGAGCACCGCACAGGCGTCGACGCGGCGATCGAGGGGCTGCTCGCCCGTCCTCGCACGATCGTCACGGGTCGCGGGCTCGGCCACGCGGTCGCGGCCGAGCTCGCCCTCAAGCTGGAGGAGACGTGCCTGCGGGTGGTCCCGGGGCTGTCGTACGCCGACCTGCGCCACGGCCCCATCGCGGTCGTCGACGACCAGACCACCGCGGTGGTGGTCGCTCCCCGGGACGGGCCGGTCCTCGACGGACTCACGCGCCTGGTGCCGGACCTGCAGGCGCGCGGCGCAGCGGTCGTGGCGATCGGCGGCGACGCGGCCCTCGCCGGCCGCGCCGACGTCGCCGTCGCCGGCCCGGACCTCCCGGAGGTCCTTGCGCCGATCGGTCTGGTGGTCGCCGGTCAGCTCGTCGTCGAGGGGCTCGCCCGTCGCCTCGGGCTGGACCCGGACAGCCCGAGGGGGCTGCGCAAGGTGACCCAGACCGAGCTGGGGGTGCGCCGGTGAGCTTCGAGCTCGACCTGCTCCTGCGCGGAGCGGACGTCTACACGATGGACCCCTCGCGTCCGCGCGCCCGGACCCTGGGCGTCTGGCACGGCCGGGTGGTCGGCCTCGACGAGCAGGTCGCCGGGCTCGAGGCGGCCCGGACGGTCGACCTGACCGGCGCCACGGTGCTGCCGGGCTTCCACGACGCCCACGTCCACACCACGTCGTACGGCGTGGCGGCGACGCAGCTCGAGCTGAGCGACGCGGGCTCCACCGCCGAGATCCTGGAGCGGGTCGCGCGGCACGCCGAGGGCCTGTCCGACGGAGCCTGGGTGATCGGTGTGGGCTACCTGGACCGCTCGGCGCCGGGGAGGCACCCGACCTGCGCTGAGCTGGACCGGGCGGGCGGTGGTCGCCCGGTGTGGCTGACCCACCGCTCCGGTCACATGTGCGCGGTGTCCTCGGCCGTGCTGCGGCTCCTGCCCGACCCCCTGCCCGCGGGCGCCGTCGGCTACGTGCACCGCGACGACGCCGGCGCGCCGACCGGCCTCCTGGAGGAGGCGGCGATGGAGCTGGTGAAGGAGGTCGTCGGTCCCGGGTCGGTGGCCCAGATGGTCGCGGCCATCGACGTCGCCACCGCGCAGTACGTCACCGAGGGGACGACCAGCATCACCGAGGCCGGCATCGGTTGTCCCGGCGTCGACCACAGCCCGCTCGAGATCGCGGCGTGGCAGGCGGCCGCACGCTCCGGTCAGGCCCGCACCCGGGCGCACCTGATGGTGTACAACGAGCTGTTCCACGACCTGCCGCACCACCCCGACGACCCGGGCCGCTTCGGGCTCGACCTCGGCCTGCACACCGGGATGGGTGACGACCGGGTGCGGGTCTCGGCGATGAAGGTGTGGTTGGACGGCGCCGGTACGGCGGGGCACGCCGCGACCGGCGACGACGACTCCGAGCTCGTCGACGACCCGGTCCGGCTCCACCGGCACGTCGTCGAGGCGCACCGCTCGGGCTGGCAGGTCGCGGCGCACGCCATGGGCGACCGCGCCGTCGACGTCCTCCTCGACGCCCTCGAGGCCGCCGGTCCGACCGAGGAGGTGCGCCGGCGCCGGCACCGTGTCGAGCACGGCGGGCTGATCCGGCCCGACCAGGTCCCGCGGCTGCGCCGCCTCGGCGTCGTGGTGGCGATCCAGCCGGTCTTCATCGGCGAGTTCGGCGACGCGCTCGCCGAGCACTTCGGAGCCGAGCGCGTCGACTGGTCGATCCGTGCCGCCAGCCTCATCGACGCCGGCGTCGTCGTGGCCGGGAGCTCCGACCGCCCGGTCGCCCCGGGAGCCCCCCTGCTCGGCGTGCAGGCGATGCTCGAGCGCCGGACCGCCTCCGCGTCGACGTACGGCGCGGAGGAGCGACTCGACGTCCTGACCGCGCTGCGCTGCTGGACCCGCGACGCGGCGTACGCCGCCGGCGTCGAGCACGAGGTCGGCACCCTCGCGTCGCGCCGGCTCGCCGACCTCGTCGTGCTCGACGCGGACCCGACGGCCGTGGCCACGACGGCCATCGCGGACATCGGGGTGCGGGCGACCCTGGTGGGCGGCCAGGCTGTGCACGACCCGGAGGCCCTCTTCGGACCCGCCCCCTCC
This genomic window from Nocardioides anomalus contains:
- a CDS encoding IclR family transcriptional regulator, whose amino-acid sequence is MGESEDDVVVSDDGRRLRPVKSLLRALDVLTALARSERPLTLGEIVEQTDFSRTAAYNVLATYELRGLVRRDDQGRYELGWGLFELGERARSRSDLTDVARPVVEDLAESTGETVLLGVLDQGSVIYVEKAESRRSIRMVEAPGRRLPLHESATGLVLLAHAGTTLRDRYLEQQDSRSGLTQRVATILATGVAVSVQDLDPDLSSASVPVHGPDDHVLAALTVAGPASRLTRERVEEFLPALVASAASISKAVGGRTHP
- a CDS encoding ANTAR domain-containing protein, which encodes MSTRFNRSGPSAAPTRASVDELENEIRHLKSALTGRAVIDQAKGVLMRHFGVDAETAFQVLVRWSSHTNHRVSALALEVNGAASQGADAVAVLVRDVHRRRGEDHQVSGP
- a CDS encoding carbohydrate ABC transporter permease, with translation MTSQVLRRGRGPGSSGALRRQQTRWALVFLSPALVLFGLTVFYPMARALQYSLYKWPLGAPKTFVGLDNYRRLLLDDGDFHKSVQVTLYFTLLSVLPTLLLALFAAVLLNDARLRFRGLFRTVYFVPVVTSLVAVGYVWRALLEPSFGLVNTALGWVGISGPGWLASPDWALQGIALMTIWRDLGFYMVIFLAGLQAIPKEVVDAARIDGASAWRRFWHVTFPLLNPSIVLAAVIGVINGLQLFTQTYVMTGSAQQLPGGPLSSTRSVVIYVVEQTFRPLEMGYGSAAAFLLFVMIMVVTLVQFRIIQRKFEY
- a CDS encoding NAD(P)H-binding protein, with protein sequence MRTLVTGATGYIGSRLIPELLADGHEVSAGGRSVERLGEFAWAADVDKVELDVGDEQSIARAVRDVDAVVYLIHSMDGEDFVERDRKAAQDVSTACAAAGVQRIVYLSGLIPPEPPGDLSDHLASRLQVEQVFLEGPTPATVLRAAMVIGAGSTSFELMRRMSERVPIVPIPSWMRRDLQPVAVEDVTAVIAAALRGTPRNQHFDLAGDEVLSYRELLRLFADVAGLHRPQFVVPWVPERVVSEIVALVAGMPRPTVNALVESLSHDLVVTQDSAQQLVPDHHFTPMREAIERSLQGLSDATTTHGDVQGEAVSDEL
- a CDS encoding carbohydrate ABC transporter permease, whose product is MRAATRTLDVTKYLLLLMGAVVMLTPLIWMVLASFKTLPEILTFPPTFLPDHVNLDNYRGVFETADFVRYFVNSVVIAAISVVSVLVTSSMAGYAFAKFTFPGRDVLFIVVLATLMIPFQVRVIPLYVLASDLHLLNTYAGMVLPTLVDAFGIFLMRQYMLSIPNELIESARVDGAGELRIFVQIVLPLAKPALSALTIFTLVMSWESFLWPLLVASSPDMYTLPLGLAQFAGRFLNRTDLQMAAATMTVLPLLIAFLFMQKRFIEGLATTGMK
- a CDS encoding ABC transporter substrate-binding protein; amino-acid sequence: MRRNTVRSAALLGSLVLCLTAVACSGESATEQKSGGGGGGGDGKVTISHWQHQSDARAKLVEGFVDSYDDANIDFQSIPYESYFQKLGAALEAGNGPCVFQLPANILQEFYGRGELAPVPDSIMSAADIESAFTPASIRLLKIEGQYYALPTDVQTMMLFYNDDLFKEAGLDPTQDFATWDDLVEAAKKLTKTSGDKMTQAGMDLSASPYQLFYAAPTLAYPDGLVNDQTGDVQYDSEPGQQAWERITSLITEDHVDDPEFLAEQSKFGLGKAGMTFKEFTFDGVYKLTAPDVHFSVHPAPPVTDDAAAPVASTSWSYAVSADCDDKDAAWKWVAYLTSEDAQRKWIEGGGELPSRTALLTDESLQDDPNVAAGFAALAEAEPYDSNGWDDAYAVQQKIWDEIVLNGTDVATAVEQGADAERDLYRSKGLLE